CTTGACCCAGAACCACGGTCTGCAGGAGCAGGCCGCCGGGGACTGGCGTGCCCGGTGCTTTGGCCAGCTCGACCGCGCCGCCGAGTCCGCAGTTCAACGCATCGTGGTACTGGTTGGTGAGGTCTGTCGTCGGGCCGAGCAGTGCCATGACATCGGTGACCGCCTGGCGGTTGGTGCCCACGACGTCATTTCCTGTGTCGGCCAGGCCGATCAGACTGATCAACAGCGTGTCGAGACTGTGTTGTTCGCTGACCAGCGTCTGGCTCATTCGGGTCGTCGCGGCGGCAGTGCTGGTCAGGTGAGGCGCTGCGTCGGCGTAGGCGCTGACCACCTCGGGCGCGACGCTGAGCTGACGCTCCATGGCGGGCAGGCTGGGATCGATTCGTGCCAGGAACGCGTCGAGGTCGGTCATCATCTGACCGATCCGATCGCCGCGGCCGTCCAAGGCGGTGGCCAAGGCGCCCAGCGTCTCGTTGAGCTTCGTGGGCTCGATCTTCTGCAACACCGACGACAGTCGCTCGAAGACCGAATTGATCTCGACGGTGACGTGCTCGACATCCAGCACCTGACCGATCCGCAGGGAGCGTGCCGACGGATCCTCAGGCGGCACCATGTCGACGAATTTCGAACCGAACACGGTGGACGAGGCGATGCCGACGCGGACGTTTTCCGGGATGACGTCCATATACGCAGGGTTCATGGCGAGATGCAGTGCGGCGCGACCGTCCGGCAGCGCCTCTATCGACCGCACCGAACCGACTTGCGCGCCATGCAGTTTTACTTTTGCGCCCGAGTCCATGACCAGTCCCGCACGTTGCGACAACACCGTGACGGGCACAGTCTTGGTGAAGCTGCCCCGAAAGCATCCCAGGCCCAGCGCGACGGTGGCCACGGCCACCGATACCGTGGCCAGCCCCAGGAGGGTGCGTCGCGCCTTCGAAGTCGTTGCCATCTGAATTGTGCCCGCCTCTAGCCCGACAAGTTGAAGTTGCCGTTGGATCCGTAGACGGCCAGTGACACCAACAACGTCACCGAGATCACGACCACGAGTGAGGTTCGCACGGCTGTGCCCACCGCGACCCCCACTCCGGAAGGACCGCCGGCGGCGAAGTAGCCGAAGTAGGTGTGTACGAGCAGGACCGCGATAGCCATCAGGATCGCCTGCAGAAACGACCACAGCAGATCTATCGGGTTGAGAAAGGTTGCGAAGTAGTGGTTGTACAGGCCGGCCGACTGTCCGAACATCACCACGGTTGTCAGCTTGCTGGCAACGAAGGACAAGATCACTGCAATCGAGTAGAGCGGCGCGATGGCAACCATTCCCGCCACAATCCGGGTGCTCACAAGGTATTCGACGGCACGGATACCCATGGTCTCCAACGCGTCGATCTCTTCATTGATCCGCATGGCACCAAGTTGGGCCGTCACACCCGCTCCGAACGTGGCCGCCAGACCGATCCCAGCGACGACCGGCGCCGAAATCCGGACGTTGATGAATGCGGCCAGGAAGCCGGTCAAGGCTTCGATGCCGATGTCACCAAGTGAGCTGTAGCCCTGTACCGCCAGTGTACCGCCGGCGGCGAGGGTGAGAAACCCGACGATGACGACGGTTCCACCGATCATCGCCAATGTCCCTGCCCCCATGCTGATCTCAGCGATGAGGCGTATCACTTCACGCCGATAGCTTGAAGCCGCATGCGGGACACCGCCCAAAGCGCGGCCGTAGAAGGCGGTGTGATCACCGATGCGGCCAATGGTTTCGATCGGTCTGTTCAGTTCCCGCGCCAATTGCGGATGAAGCGCACGCAAGCTAACCATTCGGTGCCCCGGCTAGCCCGATGTCATCTGGATGCCGATGGCGGTGACCACCACATTCACCACGAACAGAGCCATGAATGCGTAGACGACGGTCTCGTTGACCGCGTTCCCCACCGCCTTAGCGCCACCTCCGCTGATCGTCAGGCCGCGGTAGCAGGCCACGACGCCTGCGATCAGGCCGAACAGCGCCGCCTTCACGCACGAGATGATGACTTCGGGAACCCCGGTGAGCAGCGTGATGCCAGCGGCGAAGGCGCCGGGATTAACGCCCTGGATGAAGATCGAAAAGGTGTAGCCCCCGAGGATCCCGATGATGACCACGAGGCTGTTGAGCAGCAGCGCGACAATCCCCGATGCGAGCATCCGGGGAGTCACCAGCCGCTGAACCGGGTTGATGCCCAGCACCTCCATGGCGTCGATCTCTTCACGGATGGTGCGCGACCCCAGATCAGCACACATCGCGGTGGCGCCGGCGCCGGCCACGATAAGCACGGTCACCATCGGGCCAACCTGCGTGACCGCGCCAAACGCCGCCCCGGCCCCCGAAAGGTCCGCTGCTCCCAACTCCCGCAGCAGGATGTTCAGGGTGAAGCTGACCAGCACGGTGAACGGGATGGCGACCAGCACGGTGGGCATCAGCGACACCCTGGCCACAAACCAAGACTGCTCGAGAAGTTCCCTTCCCTGGAAGGGCCTACGGAACAGGAACTTGACCGCGTCGGACGACATGGCCAGTAGCCCACCGACTGCCTGCATGGTTCCGACTCCACCGGATCCGAGCACTCGTAGTCCGGAGGACCAGCGGTCTTGGGCACCGTTGACCATGTACCGCAAACCCTTCGCTGGTGGTTCGACCGAACCATGTCACCGGCTCGCCCGCTCGGCGGCCACAGACACCGTGACAGCCGCAGGTGTTCTGCGACACACTTTGTCCCACCTACCGGGAAGCGCCGCGGCGCGGGCGTGCAGCGGGCGAGAACGTACCTGCTGTCCCCACGCATAGCGGTCCACCACAACGACAGGAGGTCGCCTGTGTCACTGCCCACCGATCCGTCTGCCGGTTTCGCACGCTACGTCGACCGCCGGGTACTGGTCACCGGTGCGGGATCCGGCATAGGCCAGGCCTGCGTTCTGCGGATTCTCGCCGAGGGCGGCCGCGTGGTCGCTGCCGACATCAGTGCCGACGGGCTGGGCGACACGGTCACCAAAGCCGGCGAGTTCGCGGGCGGCTTGTCGACGGTGGCGATGGACATCGGTGACGAGGAGTCGGTCCGCGCGGGCGTATCCCAGGCCGTCGAGGTGCTGGGCGGCCTGGACACCCTCGTCAACGCCGCCGGAATCCTGCGGTCCGCGCACTTGACCCAGACCACCCTGGCCGACTTCGAGCAGGTGATTCGCATCAACCTCGTCGGCACCTTCCTGGTCACCCGGGAAGCCATCGCAGCACTGCACGAAGGTCGAGGGCCATCGGTGGTGAACTTCAGCTCCACGTCTGCACATTTCGCTCACCCCTATATGGCCGCCTACGCGGCCTCCAAGGGCGGTGTGCTGTCCATGACTCACGCCTGGGCGATGGAGTTCGCACGGGCCGGCATCAGGTTCAATTCGGTTCAACCCGGCTCGATCGCGTCGGGGATGACCGATGGATCGGGGGCATCGCGACAGAGCATCGGCCCCGGATTGCCTGACGACGTGGATTTCGGCCTGTTCGCCAAGGTCGCACCGATGCTGCCGCTTGAGGGTGGCGCGATCTTCGCCAACCCGGATGCGGTGGCGGGCGTGGTGGCCATGCTGGGCAGCGACGACGCATACTTCATCACCGGGACCGAGGTCCGGATCGATGGCGGCTCCCACATGTAGGGACAGCGATGCCAGCCTGCTGCGATACATGGAGGACAGAATGAAGGTCACCGGTCTGCTGTGCGCACTTTCGGCGTTGGGA
The window above is part of the Mycolicibacter sp. MU0102 genome. Proteins encoded here:
- a CDS encoding MlaE family ABC transporter permease, which gives rise to MVNGAQDRWSSGLRVLGSGGVGTMQAVGGLLAMSSDAVKFLFRRPFQGRELLEQSWFVARVSLMPTVLVAIPFTVLVSFTLNILLRELGAADLSGAGAAFGAVTQVGPMVTVLIVAGAGATAMCADLGSRTIREEIDAMEVLGINPVQRLVTPRMLASGIVALLLNSLVVIIGILGGYTFSIFIQGVNPGAFAAGITLLTGVPEVIISCVKAALFGLIAGVVACYRGLTISGGGAKAVGNAVNETVVYAFMALFVVNVVVTAIGIQMTSG
- a CDS encoding SDR family NAD(P)-dependent oxidoreductase, producing the protein MSLPTDPSAGFARYVDRRVLVTGAGSGIGQACVLRILAEGGRVVAADISADGLGDTVTKAGEFAGGLSTVAMDIGDEESVRAGVSQAVEVLGGLDTLVNAAGILRSAHLTQTTLADFEQVIRINLVGTFLVTREAIAALHEGRGPSVVNFSSTSAHFAHPYMAAYAASKGGVLSMTHAWAMEFARAGIRFNSVQPGSIASGMTDGSGASRQSIGPGLPDDVDFGLFAKVAPMLPLEGGAIFANPDAVAGVVAMLGSDDAYFITGTEVRIDGGSHM
- a CDS encoding MlaE family ABC transporter permease, with the protein product MVSLRALHPQLARELNRPIETIGRIGDHTAFYGRALGGVPHAASSYRREVIRLIAEISMGAGTLAMIGGTVVIVGFLTLAAGGTLAVQGYSSLGDIGIEALTGFLAAFINVRISAPVVAGIGLAATFGAGVTAQLGAMRINEEIDALETMGIRAVEYLVSTRIVAGMVAIAPLYSIAVILSFVASKLTTVVMFGQSAGLYNHYFATFLNPIDLLWSFLQAILMAIAVLLVHTYFGYFAAGGPSGVGVAVGTAVRTSLVVVISVTLLVSLAVYGSNGNFNLSG
- a CDS encoding MCE family protein, translating into MATTSKARRTLLGLATVSVAVATVALGLGCFRGSFTKTVPVTVLSQRAGLVMDSGAKVKLHGAQVGSVRSIEALPDGRAALHLAMNPAYMDVIPENVRVGIASSTVFGSKFVDMVPPEDPSARSLRIGQVLDVEHVTVEINSVFERLSSVLQKIEPTKLNETLGALATALDGRGDRIGQMMTDLDAFLARIDPSLPAMERQLSVAPEVVSAYADAAPHLTSTAAATTRMSQTLVSEQHSLDTLLISLIGLADTGNDVVGTNRQAVTDVMALLGPTTDLTNQYHDALNCGLGGAVELAKAPGTPVPGGLLLQTVVLGQERYRYPQNLPKVAARGGPQCTDLPKVGFQKHPPFVITDVNANPAQYGNEGILLNSDGLKQLLYGPIDGPPRNSGQIGQPG